The sequence CTGGAGTTCCAGGTCCTGCTTCTTTAAGTCTTTCTCCTCTCTCGTTTAAAAGCGCCTTAACCTTACCCCAAGTATACCCAGCCACAAAGTAATCTCCAACTTTTAAAGTACCATTTTCAACTAAAACAGTAGCTACAGGTCCCTTCTTAGGGTCTAATTTAGATTCAATAACTGTTCCTACTGCGGGTCTATTAGGGTTTGCTTTGAGTTCTAACATTTCAGCAACGAGTAAAACCATCTCTAAAAGCTCTTCTACATTCTTTCCGGTTTTTGCAGATACATCTACAAAGATCGTATCTCCACCCCATTCTTCTGGGATAAGCCCATACTGGGTAAGCTCCTGTCTTACTCTCATAGGGTCTGCACCGGGTTTATCTATCTTGTTAACAGCCACAACAATAGGAACTTTTGCACTTTTTGCATGGTTAATAGCTTCTACAGTTTGAGGCTTTACTCCGTCATCTGCAGCAACTACTAAGATAGCTACATCTGCAACTTTTGACCCCCTTGCTCTTAAAGTTGTAAATGCCTCGTGTCCGGGTGTATCCAAGAATGTTATTTCTTTTCCGTTAGGAAGTTTTATTTTGTAAGCACCTATATGCTGAGTAATACCACCATACTCTTTTGCTGCAACGTCTGTTTTTCTAATAGTGTCAAGCAATGTAGTTTTTCCGTGGTCTACGTGTCCCATTACTACCACGACAGGCGGTCTTGGGACAAGATTTCCTTCTTCTTCCGCTGCTTCTTCTTCAGAAAGGATTTCTTCTTTTACTTCTTTTTCTTCTTCTACACTCTCCTCTTTCAGTTCAGCTAAAAATCCGTGCTCTTCTGCTATTTCTATAGCTATTTTAGGGTCTATTGTTTGGTTTATTGTTGCAAGTATTTTTCTTTTTAATAAATCCATTAATATTTGATTTACAGGGATATCTAATAAATCTGCTAACTCTCTAACTGTTATTACTTCTGGAATTTGGACGATCTTGATTTCCTCTTCTTTTGGTTGCTCTTCTGCTTCCTTTTTCTTCTCTTCTTTCTTAGGTTTTTTCCTTTTAGACTGGCTCTCCATTAACTTTTTGAGAGCCTGAATTTCTTCTTTTTGTTCTTTTGTTAATCTTGCTTCTCTTTCTTCTTTTGTTTCTTTTTTCTCAACTCTTTTCTCTTCTTTTATAGACTCTGGGATAATAGCTATAGGGGTTGACTGTTTTTCTTCTCTTTTTTCAAATCTCTCTCTTTTCTCGATTGGTTTTCTTTCTTCTTTGTATTTTTCTTTTTCAGTAAAACCTTCCTTAGGAGGTCTTGTTTCCTCTCTTTTTTCAAACCTTCCTTTTTTCTCGTATTTTTCTCTTTTCTCGTATGGCTTCTTTTCGAAAGGTTTTTTCTCGTAAGGCTTTCTTTCTTCTTTCTTTTCAAACTCTCTTTTTTCTTTTCTGAAAGGCTTTCTTCCCTCTTCTGCAACTACACCTTCTATTACTTCAGGAATTTCTTCTTTTTTTGGCTCTGGCCTAATTTCTTCTTCTTTTTTCTCTTCAGGAATTTCTTTTATTTCTTCTTTTACTTTTAACTCTCCTTCCTTTTTAGCTTTCTCTTCCTCTTCCCTTCTTTTTCTCTCTTCTTCTAATCTTTTTCTTTCTTCTTCCTTCTTTCTTTTTTCATCTTCTACAACTTTTCTAACTTTCTCGGCAGTTTCTTCATCAATTACTGTTAAGTTTGTGATTTCTTTTGAAAATCCTATTTCTTTTAATTTTTCTTCCAATTCAGAAAGGGTTATCCCTAAGGTGTGATAAAGATCAAATGCTTTAATTCCTTTTTCTTCTACTTGGATT comes from Sulfurihydrogenibium sp. and encodes:
- the infB gene encoding translation initiation factor IF-2 codes for the protein MKLKDLATELGIDAKKLKEELNEELGLGLKKITDKLPDEVVDLIKDRYKKAQGIKEIQVEEKGIKAFDLYHTLGITLSELEEKLKEIGFSKEITNLTVIDEETAEKVRKVVEDEKRKKEEERKRLEEERKRREEEEKAKKEGELKVKEEIKEIPEEKKEEEIRPEPKKEEIPEVIEGVVAEEGRKPFRKEKREFEKKEERKPYEKKPFEKKPYEKREKYEKKGRFEKREETRPPKEGFTEKEKYKEERKPIEKRERFEKREEKQSTPIAIIPESIKEEKRVEKKETKEEREARLTKEQKEEIQALKKLMESQSKRKKPKKEEKKKEAEEQPKEEEIKIVQIPEVITVRELADLLDIPVNQILMDLLKRKILATINQTIDPKIAIEIAEEHGFLAELKEESVEEEKEVKEEILSEEEAAEEEGNLVPRPPVVVVMGHVDHGKTTLLDTIRKTDVAAKEYGGITQHIGAYKIKLPNGKEITFLDTPGHEAFTTLRARGSKVADVAILVVAADDGVKPQTVEAINHAKSAKVPIVVAVNKIDKPGADPMRVRQELTQYGLIPEEWGGDTIFVDVSAKTGKNVEELLEMVLLVAEMLELKANPNRPAVGTVIESKLDPKKGPVATVLVENGTLKVGDYFVAGYTWGKVKALLNERGERLKEAGPGTPVEVLGFEEVPQAGDKFIVKASEREAKQLAEIRKLKREEELLAKKTRIHLENLSEVKEINIIIKADTQGSLEALRKSIEELSNKFSEVSINIIHGAVGGITESDVMLAAASNAIIIGFNVRPDAGARKAAEEENVDIRVYNIIYQALEDLEKALKGMLAPTYREVLLGTAEVRATFKAKSIGTIAGCYVTDGVIKRSAKARLVRNGVVIYDGELNSLKRFKDDVKEVQKGFECGLTLKNFNDIKVGDIIEAYEIVEERPQ